The Fibrobacter sp. UWB4 genome includes a window with the following:
- a CDS encoding HD domain-containing phosphohydrolase has translation MGYIYLTLMFVLSAVNLAVLSLRFQNQRNIYIYYSFYAILVANFGHWLLGFSETVEGAIIANKVNYLGGSFLPMFMFFALLKICKMSIPKWLHLTLILMSFTICALAMTVGYFPAYYKTVEYVVQAGVGNYVATYGWAHSLFNAFLVSYVILDIWVIIRAILHQKMVSLKNIIAMIIGEIATILSFFLARFLESDMMIMPLIYVIDQVLLLYICNNVKWYDITECVIESIETESSCAYFSFLVDGAYLGANRIAMNFFPELVKMRVDAHLKGETELQQHIMSWIEKYRKSKILTDYCQMTEFNYSGRHYKCEVKVLRQVHGKNVFLFRIEDNTQEQRYIDALGRSNSMLQKNMVKTENEKLSVQEKWIVGMAQMAESRAGNMDGHIKRTSEVVKILVSMMRKKGFDNLSDKFLDVLIAAAPMYDLGKVAIDDAVLRKPGRFNVDDREIMKTHAEKGANIIEKLLSDVKDNYFVNVAKNMALYHHERWDGTGYPEQRSGDNIPMEARIMALADVYDALVSKRCYKERMSFREARDVIVASMGKQFDPRLKDCFLECQDQLMDYYCSVDH, from the coding sequence ATGGGTTATATCTATTTAACATTGATGTTTGTTTTGTCCGCTGTCAACCTGGCAGTACTTTCTCTGCGTTTTCAGAATCAGCGGAACATTTACATTTACTACTCCTTCTACGCGATTCTTGTCGCGAATTTTGGCCATTGGCTGCTTGGATTTTCTGAAACGGTTGAAGGCGCGATTATAGCCAATAAGGTGAACTACCTCGGAGGGTCGTTCCTTCCGATGTTCATGTTCTTTGCTCTCCTGAAAATATGCAAGATGAGCATTCCGAAGTGGCTGCACTTGACGCTTATCCTGATGAGCTTTACTATTTGTGCACTGGCTATGACGGTCGGGTATTTCCCGGCATATTACAAGACGGTGGAGTATGTGGTTCAGGCTGGGGTCGGCAACTATGTGGCGACGTATGGCTGGGCCCATAGCTTGTTCAATGCGTTCCTGGTGAGCTATGTTATTCTGGATATATGGGTCATTATCCGTGCAATTTTGCATCAGAAAATGGTTTCGCTCAAGAACATTATTGCAATGATCATTGGCGAAATCGCAACGATTCTTTCGTTCTTCCTGGCTCGTTTCTTGGAAAGCGACATGATGATTATGCCGCTTATCTATGTAATTGACCAGGTCCTCTTGCTCTACATTTGTAACAATGTAAAATGGTACGATATTACGGAATGCGTTATCGAGTCCATTGAAACAGAAAGTTCGTGCGCCTATTTCTCTTTTTTGGTCGATGGTGCGTACTTGGGTGCAAACCGGATTGCAATGAACTTTTTCCCTGAACTTGTCAAAATGAGAGTTGACGCTCATTTGAAAGGTGAAACAGAATTGCAGCAGCACATTATGTCCTGGATTGAAAAGTACAGGAAATCCAAGATTTTGACGGATTATTGCCAGATGACCGAGTTCAATTATTCCGGGCGTCATTACAAGTGCGAAGTGAAGGTCTTGAGGCAAGTGCATGGAAAGAATGTGTTCTTGTTCAGGATTGAAGACAATACGCAGGAACAGCGCTACATTGATGCTCTTGGCCGCAGCAATTCCATGTTGCAGAAGAACATGGTAAAGACTGAAAACGAAAAACTTTCAGTGCAGGAAAAATGGATTGTCGGCATGGCGCAAATGGCGGAAAGCCGTGCTGGGAACATGGATGGTCACATCAAGCGTACAAGCGAGGTCGTAAAGATTCTTGTTTCGATGATGCGCAAAAAAGGATTTGATAATTTGTCGGATAAGTTCCTGGATGTATTGATTGCCGCAGCTCCGATGTATGATCTCGGTAAGGTGGCGATTGACGATGCTGTGCTACGCAAGCCAGGACGCTTCAATGTCGATGATCGTGAAATTATGAAGACCCATGCGGAGAAGGGGGCTAACATTATTGAAAAGCTCCTTTCTGACGTGAAGGACAATTATTTTGTCAATGTTGCCAAGAATATGGCGCTTTACCATCATGAACGCTGGGACGGTACGGGTTATCCAGAACAGCGCTCGGGGGATAATATTCCGATGGAAGCGCGCATCATGGCTCTTGCCGATGTTTATGACGCTTTGGTGAGTAAGCGTTGCTACAAGGAACGTATGTCGTTTAGGGAAGCCCGTGATGTAATTGTTGCGTCAATGGGTAAACAGTTTGATCCGCGTTTGAAAGATTGCTTCTTGGAATGCCAGGACCAGCTGATGGATTATTACTGTTCTGTAGATCATTAG